A genomic window from Halorubrum trapanicum includes:
- a CDS encoding electron transfer flavoprotein subunit beta/FixA family protein produces the protein MKVLVTVKEVAEADDDFAIEGTDIAESDLEYDLNEWDDYAVEAAVQLAEAGIADEVVTVTVGPERAEETIRMALAKGADRAVRVWDEALDGGFADVASKVALFEAVVDEEEPDLILGGVQAADTGFGATGVALAERIGFEHAAVVNQLDVDADAGVAHVHRELEGGVEELTDVDLPAVLTVQTGLNEPRYASLRGIRQAQRKEIAARDLSDLGLTADDVESALTITEMYEPESESDAEIIEGDAGESAGRLAEVLRDKGVGA, from the coding sequence ATGAAAGTTCTGGTGACCGTCAAGGAGGTCGCGGAGGCGGACGACGACTTCGCGATCGAGGGGACAGACATCGCCGAGTCCGACCTCGAGTACGACCTCAACGAGTGGGACGACTACGCCGTCGAGGCCGCGGTCCAGCTCGCCGAGGCCGGGATCGCGGACGAGGTCGTGACCGTCACCGTCGGCCCGGAGCGCGCCGAGGAGACGATCCGGATGGCGCTCGCGAAGGGCGCGGACCGCGCGGTCCGGGTCTGGGACGAGGCGCTCGACGGCGGGTTCGCCGACGTCGCCTCGAAGGTCGCCCTGTTCGAGGCGGTCGTCGACGAGGAGGAGCCGGATCTCATCCTCGGCGGCGTTCAGGCCGCCGACACGGGCTTCGGCGCCACGGGCGTCGCGCTCGCGGAGCGGATCGGCTTCGAGCACGCGGCGGTCGTCAACCAGCTCGACGTGGACGCGGACGCCGGCGTGGCGCACGTCCACCGCGAGCTGGAGGGCGGCGTCGAGGAGCTAACCGACGTCGACCTGCCGGCGGTGTTGACCGTCCAGACCGGGCTCAACGAGCCGCGATACGCGAGCCTTCGCGGCATCCGACAGGCGCAGCGCAAGGAGATCGCCGCGAGGGACCTGTCCGACCTCGGGCTGACCGCGGACGACGTCGAGAGCGCGCTGACGATCACCGAGATGTACGAGCCGGAGAGCGAGTCCGACGCGGAGATCATCGAAGGCGACGCCGGCGAGTCCGCGGGGCGCCTTGCCGAGGTCCTCCGCGATAAGGGGGTGGGCGCGTGA